AGAGCCTGTGTTTTGGTGTATCCAGGAGCGgctctgttttttgctgcccccaagcacagcaggcaggcggctttcggtTGTgcgcctgcgggcggtccactggtcctgcagattcagtggcatgcctgcgggaggtccactggtgcTGCGCCATCGGCgtccctgccaccgaattgccgcagacctcccgcaggcacaccaccgaaagccgcctgcctgctgccctcacagcgactggctgGCCACCCCCCGTGGCtttctgcgctggtgcctggagccaccctgggTGTGTCTGGAGCCCGCTGAGCCTtaacccagccccactccttaTTTCAGTGAGAGGTGGCTGTGCTGAGAGTTTCCACTCTGGACATCTCCAGAGTCCAGGCATGTCCAGATCCGGGGGTCTggttcatagatttcaaggtcagCAGAGGCCGTTATaaagatctagtctgacctgccgAACACAGGAGAGTGCCTGCCATGCCCTGATTCCTTCCTCAAGCCCATGTCTTGTGGTCGAGCTAAAGCGTGTCTTAGAAAGACACACCAATCTTGCTTTGGACAGTCCCCGATGAAGAATCTGCCATGTCCCTTGGTTTGGCCTGGGACAGGGCACGTGCTCAGCTACAGAGGTTGGTTCCAGATCCACCAGCGCGTGGGGCTGCTCTGAGTTCTGGTTTggtcccatctctctctctcactatttCTGCCCAGCCATCGCATTGCACTCTGGGTAAATGCGCTGAGCAGCTAATGAGATCCCTCCCCCAGACTGCTTGCAGTCTAAAGGAACAATGGATACAGCCCAATGGGCAGCCTAGACGCAGTCTGGGGAGCGCACATCTGCTGGATCCATTTATCCCTCCATCTGCCACGTCCCGCCCTTGAGTGCTCCATGTTGCAAGGGCATCTTCTCCCATGGAGGGACACAGCGTTTGCCACGGAGGGTCTTTTGCTCCAGATTTTGCTATCCCCTGGTGGCTGGAGACCATTGTCTCTCTGGCTCCTGGGAAGGTGAGTGGGTGGCTGGACTGCTGAATCCATTTGCTCTAGGATGTTTAACACATTGTgacagtctctttctctctctcttttcccattccctccttttctctctctccctctttctctctctctcttccttctgcctTTCTTGCTTGGTTGCTCTTTCTTCTTTTCCTACTTCCCGCTGCGTGctttctccccatccccttctcccccctcgcCTCCTTCCCCCTGTTTTTCCACTTCTGCTGCACTCTGTCCGTCTCCCACCCACTGCCCAGGTGAAAGTCTGGTTCCAGAACCGGCGCACCAAGCAGAAGAAGGACCAGAGCAGGGACTCTGAGAAACGATCGTCCTCCACCTCTGAATCCTTCGCCACATGTAACATCCTCCGGCTCCTGGAACAAGGGAGACTTTTGTCTGTGCAGGCCCCTTCCAACTTGCTGTCTCCAAATTCGAATCACATCAGGAGCCCTGCTGGGAATGGATCCAGCCTGGCTCCCTCTGACACCACCTCGCCTGGGCTGAGCAGTGGAAACAGCCCTCCTGGGACAGGAGCCTTCAGCCTGCAGGTCCCGTCGCTagcatcctcctcttcctcacccagGCTCCCTGCCACCCCGCTCTGTTTCAGCGCCCCGCTCCTGGGCAGCCTGCACGAGCTACCCAGCGGCTACGGACTGGGGAGCTCTGCCTTTGAGCCTTACACGCGGCTGGAGAGGAAAGACAGTCCTGTACCCAGCAAGAAGCCGAGTCTTTAACTAAAATCCAGTGTCAAAatcatccccaccccccacccccaccgtcTCCCGCATGGGGCTGTTCTGTGGCCAGTGGAGTTGCAAAGGCCGTTGAACAAATGTCCAGGtgatgtgtgtgtgactgtgtgttcctgtcacagaaataaaaatacagctgCAGCCAACACCCGGTTTGACATGCTCGACTCGGCAGGGCTCCCCAGGGAGACGCACAGGGAAACCACTGCTTCTGGGGGCCCCCCGATCTCAGATTGCTAGAGGGTCAAATGCACCCCTCTTCAGGGAGCCAGCCAGGTCGTATGTATACACTGATGCTCTGTCTCTTGCTGTCGGGTCCAGGGTGGGGGAGCGAGGGACGGGGGAAGGGTGGCTGGCACCATGTGTTTTAGTCTGCCTTTGTTTGCCATGGAGTGAGACTGCACAGTCACTGTCTGATCTATTTGATTGCAGGAGCCAAAAATCATCCAATACCCTGGATGTGAAGCCAGACCTGGACTGAGGCCAAGTGGGACAGGAAGCCCCAGGCAGCTAAAGCCAATCccgggaggtggggtgggagggttgagATGTTACAAAATTCAGGGGTGGGGTGTGACTTTGGAAGAGCAGATCCTCGCTCCTGTGTGTTGGCTAGAGAAGCAGCGcaagctagtggttagagcagagacaTGGGCGTCAGGGATCCTGggtgctattcctggctctgcctctgggcAAGTCCTCGttgtgtgcctcggtttccccatctgtaaagaaGTTTGTGCTCCTTTGTTTAGGTGGCTTGGGAGAGTCTGGGAACCTGTTGCAGGAGGGGGAGGCTCAGAGTCCAGTCTCTGTGATCTTGCCTTAATCTGTCCCTGCTGCGCATGGAGACAGCATGACTCTCGCTTGGTTTGTTAATCCCATCGAGCTAGGGGGGTGCACTTGAAGGAGGAAGCAGGTACTGTACATACAGGCTGGTGTTGGTGCCAATGATCCTTTCAGTCCCccccacaccagcacttttggcACAGAGAAGAGTGAGACTCAGAGAGACCCTTGCCCAGATGCCggtgtcccccccacacacactgttctcCTGCACTGCAGAGGGGCCTGGGGGCTTCTGGCAGCTCTTCTGCACTAGTGCAAACTCAGGTTCCAGAGCAGCAGCTTTAAAGATGGACCTGACCCAAAACATTACAGCCCCCGCCAGGCCCAACAGAGGTGTCTGGTGTTTGGATCAGCAGCCATTGGCTTTTGACAGAGTATATACAGCGCTGACAGCTTGCCTAGATGGGAAATGAATGGGGAGCCCTGCAGGTTGTATACAGCTTCTTAACAAACAGTCTCTGGATAGTCACCAGTTTTATGTATCACACCAACACCCCAGTGTCCATGCCCACTTGCCAAGCAGGATAATAAACACTGCTCCCAGGACAGCTGCCAGCCTGGACAATACGGCTGCTAGAAGACACTGCTATGCAGGAATGTTAACTCACGTTTTGACGGCTTTTCTACTAGGGACATGGGAAAAGAGCCTAAGACCCAAACATTTCCCTGCCAACCAATGGTGACAGCATGTGGGTTAGTCATtaaggcccagaccctcaaaggtattttggtgcctatgggagttaggcaccccaATCCCTTGGAAGATCTGAACCTAAGCCTTTAGCAAGACCTTTGCTGACCCTTAAGATCATCCAGATGGTGTTGGAAGATTGAGGGTGGTCCTTGTCTTAAAGAGATGCCACCCATGGGAAGTCTGTCAGTTTTGAATAATCCAAGTTCAAAGCAATTTGGgaattttcctccctccttccatgacaATTTTTGACCGAAATGAAAATGTTCCAGGTTTTGGCTAAAaatgcttggctgtagaaaaCCAGCCTTTGTaggtatttggggggggggggaggtttaaCGAAATGCTCCAAACATTGAAAATGGGCATTTCCCATGGAACTTCCTGCAGTGACAGAAAGCCCGTTTGTGCCGCAAAACGGTTTGGACTCAACATTTTTGAGCATTTCTCGTTAAATGTCATTTCAGGCACGACATTGACCCCACATGCTGCTGGCCGTTTCAGTCGCCTGTTCTTCCTGTTTTAGAAACCTGTGAAAGAGGGACACAAACAACAGGTGAAACAGACTAAGTGACTGGACAGGGAACAGCCTGAAAATGGCTGAAGAGAAATTGTTATCAAATGCACAAAGCAACCAAACTGAAAAGCAAAAACCAAACTGGTTTGCCTGTCTCAGCCCCCTCTGTTCTAGCTTGCGTGGTGTTACAGTGGGTAAGGGGTTTTCAGAGAGAAGAGAAATTGCTGGTACAGTACCCTGTAACTGGAACTTATAGGTGGGATCAAGAGAAAAAATTGTCATCCAGATCCAGATTTTGAACCCTCCCGAATTCAGACCCAGGTTTTGGTTCAGCCCTCTACCAAGTGGGAAGTGGGCATGGCCTTTACAAAAGGGTTTCAAAACCCCCCTGAGGCTTATTGGAATGTGGGTTCTGGCCCATTTCTGAGCAATGGGGATCAGACTCAGAAGCGTTTCTCCAGACTGCCCAGGCAGTGGTAGTGCAGATCAGACAATACCCAGATTCAAACCACCCTTGAGCTGGTTCTGTGAGACCCAGTGAATGCTGGGCAGAGCCAAAGCCACCCCGTTTCCCTCCCCCTATCCCTAATTTAATCCCCCACCGTGGCCTTGCTCCTGCCCTGTCTCCTTGCCAATGCAACTGGTGCAATAAGTGATTTCTACTGCTTTGCCATGGATACCCAGGGGTGCCTGATGTCCTGCTGATGGGCATGAGTGATCGGAGTCCAGGCTGGCCAGGACTCCTGTCTGAATGTCCAGCTGGGTCCTGGGAATAGTGATATAGACACAGAAACAGGCAGAAAGCTGGTGGATCCAGGATGTGTGGGCTGCGTAGGAGGGAAGAATGGCTGTGAGAACACAAGTGCATTATTagcaatgggcctgatcctacagtCTTGACATGGGGCCAAAGTCCCATCgactccagtgggagctgggctgaactgctgagcacctgcccagCACTTTCAGCTCCTTGCAATATCGAAGGGGTTGTGGGCGCTCAGCGTCCGTACCActcagaattgggcccagatggagggcctgatcctgtcatcCACACTTATGCTCTTGCAAGCAGCCTTCTGGGTGTCAACAGGCTTCCACATGCGAGTCAACTTGGAAGGGCTTCAGGATTTCCTCCTGCCCtcttggccctgatcctgcaagcagctGAAGCCCCACTGGCTCTAAAAGAGAttgggggggttgtgggggctaatcagctgaacacgaACTCCcagtgtggccaaaagggctgatGGGGCCCTGGGGTGCATAACCAGAGGAATCCTGAGTGGGAGCAGACAAGTGATTTTACCTCCGTATCTGGCACTGGTGCGACCCCGgctggaatcctgggcccagttctggtgcccaccattcaggaaggatgttgataaattggagggagccagagaagagccaggagaaggaTGAAAGGTTTCAAAACCTGCCAAGGaactcagtctgtttagcttaaccagGGGTGACTTGATGACACTCTATCAGGacctacgtggggaacaaatatttaataacgggctcttcGGTCTAGTGGAGGAAGATCTCACAGGACCCAATGGGTGGGAGTTGatgctggacaaattcagattggaataaggtgtaaattttgtaacagagggtaattaaccagtaGAACAATTTCCCAAGAGCCGTGGTGGATTATCCAGCACTGACAATTTTtgaatcaagatgggatgtttccCTGACAGCCTCAGgtctagggattattttggggcaggtctccagcctgggctatgcgggaggtcagactagatggtcacatgGTCCCCTCTGGCCCTGGCATCTGTGGCTTTGATGGCAGGGTTGGGCACCACAGGCCTTCAACTGGCCATTGACAAGTCACAGATGCCACCACCCCCACCCGCATTGTAAACTAGGGCCCGATCCTGACAGCTTTACCCACCCTGCACTGCCCCCATTGAGACCAATGACTTCCATAAGGCCAGGATTTGGCCTGTGGCGTAGGGTGCTTGGATTGCTGTCTGCTGCTTAGCATGGTgtttggcctggcctggccttgcTATCTCTAAAGGGTCCCCCCGCCTCATCCCTCTCTCCCACATCTCACCACCTCTCAGGCTCAGAGCTCAGCCGGACGCTGCTGAGTCTCACGGTGAAGCCTTTTCTGCTATGAGGTTGCAGATGGGTTGGGGCCAGGAGGGTCCCTTTGCTGCCTCCAGCCAGTAAACCTGGCTTTGCTGAGGGATGATGCTCACAAGATTCTTGGGAAGGAGCATGACTTTGCACCTCATTGAAATCTGCCATCCTCAGCGGCGTTGTTTGGTcatcacctcacaggatcagggccataggcGGAGCCTGCATTTTCTCTGCTAGCAGGGGCTGAGGGCAGAGCCTGCTAATCCAGCCCATTCTCAGCTATCTGGCAAGCGAAATCAACCAGCCACTCTTCCGTTGTCAAAGTCAAAGCCCCCAGAGCCAATGGCTGGTGGGGATGACACAGCTCAGGCATGTCAGTTCCACAGCCAGCGGTACGCCAGGGTGTGATGTGGCCAGCAGGCATACCACCTTTGG
This sequence is a window from Gopherus evgoodei ecotype Sinaloan lineage chromosome 5, rGopEvg1_v1.p, whole genome shotgun sequence. Protein-coding genes within it:
- the VAX2 gene encoding ventral anterior homeobox 2; its protein translation is MFDPSAAATGMSDGGAQAGRSPLLLGDPGAPERARGKSGAQGELETALHGAGGGFGLKEVPGTSAASPGLSQECVPEGDSQSGGGEADYCRRILVRDAKGTIREIVLPKGLDLDRPKRTRTSFTAEQLYRLELEFQRCQYVVGRERTELARQLNLSETQVKVWFQNRRTKQKKDQSRDSEKRSSSTSESFATCNILRLLEQGRLLSVQAPSNLLSPNSNHIRSPAGNGSSLAPSDTTSPGLSSGNSPPGTGAFSLQVPSLASSSSSPRLPATPLCFSAPLLGSLHELPSGYGLGSSAFEPYTRLERKDSPVPSKKPSL